A window of the Blattabacterium cuenoti genome harbors these coding sequences:
- a CDS encoding endonuclease III domain-containing protein: MIYKRSLKKNKLYKKIKIIEKILNFLYPYPKINLYYINEYTLLISIILTSRSKEKKVNEVTKKIFNKIKSPYDIVSLSLKEIKNLIKEIGLYNKKANNIFNLSKILIDKFNCIIPKNISILKKLPGIGNKTASVFLSHISITNKYEVFPVDTHIHRMMYRWRLSNGKNINETEKNVKIFFEKKKWKKLHLQIILYGREFSPYNKLNIKKDIIHQELLNNSLL; encoded by the coding sequence ATGATATACAAACGATCATTAAAAAAAAATAAATTATACAAAAAAATAAAAATTATTGAAAAAATACTAAATTTTTTATATCCATATCCAAAAATTAATTTATATTATATTAATGAATATACTTTATTAATATCTATTATTCTTACTTCAAGAAGTAAAGAAAAAAAAGTAAACGAAGTAACAAAAAAAATTTTTAATAAAATTAAATCTCCTTACGATATTGTCTCTCTTTCTTTAAAAGAAATAAAAAATTTAATAAAAGAAATAGGTCTTTATAATAAAAAAGCTAATAACATTTTTAATTTATCCAAAATATTAATAGATAAATTTAATTGTATTATTCCCAAAAATATTTCAATATTAAAAAAATTACCAGGAATAGGAAACAAAACTGCATCTGTTTTTTTATCTCATATTTCAATAACAAATAAATATGAAGTATTTCCTGTAGATACTCATATTCATAGAATGATGTATAGATGGAGATTAAGTAATGGTAAAAATATAAATGAAACAGAAAAAAATGTTAAAATTTTTTTTGAAAAAAAAAAATGGAAAAAATTACACTTACAAATTATTCTTTATGGAAGAGAGTTCTCTCCATATAATAAATTGAATATAAAAAAAGATATAATTCATCAAGAATTATTAAATAATTCTTTACTTTAA
- a CDS encoding lysophospholipid acyltransferase family protein: MKIFFRYKDALGNLYFIKRLLIFFLGYISYNKCNGFNDLKLEGTENIKNLPDKKVLFISNHQTYFIDVFAMFHVFFSVKNGFIKNVNNPIYLFNPKLNLYYVAAKETMKSSFLSKIFVYLGGITVKRVWKEKNKKMNRLLSEINLMGKALNDGWLITFPQGTTKEFSPGRRGIVHVIKKYNPIVVPIVINGFKDAYDKKGIKIKKKGIIQKMKIKNPVQLNIKNENVNNIMDKIMDSIEQSDKYKK; this comes from the coding sequence ATAAAAATTTTTTTTAGATATAAAGATGCATTAGGTAATCTTTATTTTATAAAACGTTTGTTAATTTTTTTTTTAGGATATATTTCTTACAATAAATGTAATGGATTCAATGATCTTAAATTAGAAGGTACTGAAAATATTAAAAATCTTCCTGATAAAAAAGTATTATTTATATCAAACCATCAAACATATTTTATAGACGTATTTGCAATGTTTCATGTTTTTTTTAGCGTAAAAAATGGTTTTATAAAAAATGTTAACAATCCAATATATCTTTTCAATCCAAAACTAAATTTATATTATGTAGCAGCTAAAGAAACTATGAAAAGTAGTTTCTTATCAAAAATATTTGTTTACTTAGGAGGAATTACCGTAAAAAGAGTGTGGAAAGAAAAAAATAAAAAAATGAATAGATTATTATCTGAAATAAATCTAATGGGTAAAGCTTTAAATGATGGATGGTTAATTACTTTTCCACAAGGAACTACAAAAGAGTTTTCTCCTGGAAGAAGAGGAATTGTTCATGTTATAAAAAAATATAATCCTATTGTAGTTCCAATAGTAATAAACGGATTTAAAGATGCTTATGATAAAAAAGGAATAAAAATAAAAAAAAAAGGAATTATACAAAAAATGAAAATTAAAAATCCTGTTCAATTAAATATAAAAAATGAAAATGTAAATAATATCATGGATAAAATAATGGATTCAATAGAACAATCTGATAAATATAAAAAATAA
- the alaS gene encoding alanine--tRNA ligase, translating into MEYKIIKNTFINFFKRKKHEIFPSFPIYLENDSSNLFVNSGMNPFKDYFLGYKKSNYTRIVNIQKCLRVTGKHNDFEQVGYDNYHHTMFEMMGNWSFGDYSREKAIEWAWDLLVNVYNIPKNDIYVTIFIGDKKDKLSLDKETLKFWNLLVHKDHILFFGKEHNFWEMGEHGPCGPCTEIHIDLRNNLEKNDINGKKLINKNHPKVIELWNIVFIEYTRNINNILKPLSIKHVDTGMGIERLCMVLQKKNSSYETDIFYPIICNIKEQINFNKNLNKNQNISVQIIADHLRAIIFSIFDGICPSNNKAGYVIRKILRRAFVHANLFLGIKESFIYKFVFPFIEGMKKNFPELECKKKYIYNIIKSEEISFINIIKSGTKKIYNIINNAKKNNKKIISGEKIFKLYDTYGFPIEISKIIINNNNLLIDENTFHKKLLEQKEKSKKYNNKVFIKDSWIQVYNNYDENIFIGYNDLNCFCYIKKYRKSIKNSTNYYYELVLTKTPFYPEGGGQIGDTGILSNNDEEIHIIDTKKENSNIIHITKKLPNNIYSSFKSHVNKNRRINIEKNHTSTHLLNFVLKKILSNDIKQKGSYVCDDYLRFDFSYNKKIDNEKLIEIENCVQELIYNNLSLKEIEFSSLKEAKKYKDILIINQQKYFKEKKIRIVSFGDSHELCIGTHTKSTGLIHLFKIISESSVSYGIRRIKAVTSKHAIQFINKIYYEYNDLKRYLNYYKNPIIKKIIDIKNKYIDAKKEISKFYSSKIDDIKNNYIKKIKKLNYIKYVCEFYTDSTYVQYLNQEIIKKIGIDLIKIYSNFFMFTGFIKKDKYFIFIFITNDIIQNKNVNAHKIMDEITDKKCSKLWGNKNFSMAIGNNLYETNIFLLKIKKYIKNIFS; encoded by the coding sequence ATGGAATATAAAATAATAAAAAATACATTTATTAACTTCTTTAAAAGAAAAAAACATGAAATTTTTCCTTCTTTTCCTATATATTTAGAAAATGATTCTTCAAATTTATTTGTTAATTCAGGAATGAATCCATTTAAAGATTATTTTTTAGGATATAAAAAATCAAATTATACTAGAATTGTTAACATACAAAAATGTCTTAGAGTTACTGGAAAACATAATGATTTTGAACAAGTAGGATATGATAATTATCATCATACAATGTTTGAAATGATGGGAAATTGGTCGTTTGGAGATTATTCTAGAGAAAAAGCTATAGAATGGGCCTGGGATTTATTAGTCAATGTTTATAATATACCAAAAAATGATATTTATGTAACTATTTTTATAGGAGATAAAAAAGATAAATTATCCTTAGACAAAGAAACATTAAAATTTTGGAATCTTTTAGTTCATAAAGATCATATTCTTTTCTTTGGAAAAGAACATAATTTTTGGGAAATGGGAGAACATGGTCCATGTGGTCCTTGTACAGAAATACATATAGATTTAAGAAATAATTTAGAAAAAAATGATATTAATGGAAAAAAATTAATAAATAAAAATCATCCAAAAGTAATAGAACTATGGAACATAGTTTTTATAGAATATACAAGAAATATAAATAATATATTAAAACCTCTTTCTATAAAACATGTAGATACAGGAATGGGTATAGAAAGATTATGTATGGTTTTACAAAAAAAAAATTCTAGTTATGAAACTGATATTTTTTATCCTATAATATGTAACATAAAAGAACAAATAAATTTTAATAAAAATTTAAATAAAAATCAAAATATATCTGTACAAATAATAGCTGATCACTTAAGAGCTATTATATTTTCTATATTTGATGGTATTTGTCCATCAAATAATAAAGCTGGATATGTAATAAGAAAAATTTTAAGAAGAGCCTTTGTTCATGCTAATTTATTTTTAGGTATAAAAGAATCCTTCATATATAAATTTGTTTTTCCTTTTATAGAAGGAATGAAAAAAAATTTTCCTGAATTAGAATGTAAAAAAAAATATATATATAATATAATAAAATCAGAAGAAATTTCATTTATAAATATCATTAAAAGTGGAACTAAAAAGATATATAATATTATTAATAATGCTAAAAAAAATAATAAAAAAATTATTAGTGGAGAAAAGATATTTAAATTATATGATACTTATGGATTTCCTATAGAAATATCAAAAATTATAATTAATAATAATAATCTATTGATAGATGAAAATACATTTCATAAAAAACTATTAGAACAAAAAGAAAAATCTAAAAAATATAATAATAAAGTTTTTATTAAAGATTCTTGGATTCAAGTCTATAATAATTATGATGAGAATATATTTATAGGATATAATGATCTTAATTGTTTTTGTTATATTAAGAAATATAGAAAATCTATAAAAAATTCAACAAATTATTATTATGAATTAGTTCTTACAAAAACACCTTTTTATCCTGAGGGTGGAGGACAAATTGGAGATACTGGTATTTTATCAAATAATGATGAAGAAATTCATATTATTGATACAAAAAAAGAAAATTCTAATATTATTCATATTACAAAAAAATTACCTAATAATATATATTCTTCTTTTAAATCTCATGTTAATAAAAATAGAAGAATAAATATAGAAAAAAATCATACATCTACTCATTTATTAAATTTTGTTTTAAAAAAAATATTGAGTAATGATATAAAACAAAAAGGATCTTATGTATGTGATGATTATCTAAGATTTGATTTTTCTTATAATAAAAAAATTGATAATGAAAAATTAATAGAAATAGAAAATTGTGTTCAAGAATTAATTTATAATAATCTTTCATTAAAGGAAATAGAATTTTCCTCATTAAAAGAAGCTAAAAAATATAAAGATATTTTAATTATTAATCAACAAAAATATTTTAAAGAAAAGAAAATTCGTATTGTTTCTTTTGGAGATTCTCATGAACTTTGTATTGGAACACATACAAAAAGTACTGGCCTAATACATTTATTTAAGATTATATCAGAAAGTTCTGTTTCATATGGAATAAGAAGAATTAAGGCTGTTACATCAAAACATGCTATACAGTTTATAAATAAAATTTATTATGAATATAATGATTTAAAAAGATATTTGAATTATTATAAAAATCCTATAATAAAAAAAATTATAGATATAAAAAATAAATATATAGATGCTAAAAAAGAGATATCTAAATTTTATTCATCTAAAATAGATGATATAAAAAATAATTATATAAAAAAAATAAAAAAATTAAATTATATAAAATATGTGTGTGAATTTTATACTGATTCAACATATGTTCAATATTTGAATCAGGAAATAATAAAAAAAATTGGAATAGATTTAATTAAAATATATTCTAATTTTTTTATGTTTACTGGATTTATAAAAAAAGATAAATATTTCATATTTATATTTATTACAAATGATATAATTCAAAATAAAAATGTTAATGCTCATAAAATAATGGATGAAATAACAGATAAAAAATGTTCCAAATTATGGGGAAATAAAAATTTTTCTATGGCTATTGGAAATAATTTATATGAAACAAATATTTTTTTATTAAAAATAAAAAAATATATAAAAAATATATTTTCATGA
- a CDS encoding 2-oxoglutarate dehydrogenase E1 component, with product MNENFSFLNDIHFVEYLYKKYKKNQNLVELSWINFFKGFDFGKKVYSKNRNNEKKCIDSIIQKEISVFNLIQFYKNYGHLLANTNPLISNKKNQNFILKKFGLSNKDLEKTFLVGKLINDKKNLLKDIIIFLENTFCKSIGIEYTYISDYVKTNWIETHLKKMNSKSFSINEKRFFLKKLNHAVIFEKYIHNKFIGQKRFSLEGNESILPMLEYMIEYSCNNYYTREFIIGMAHRGRLNILSNLLQKEFHHIFNEFYGKKYIDTLFSGDVKYHLGYHYTKKNHNVNKNIDIYLLPNPSHLESITPILEGVTRAKIDIFHNKEINKVIPILIHGDASISGQGIIYEVLQLSKLEGYKTGGTIHIIINNQIGFTTNSVEGRSSYYCTDIAKIVSSPVLHVNADDIESVVKSICFAIDFRMKYKEDIFIDLIGYRRHGHNEGDDPRFTQPIMYNKISSHPNSYCIYKNILKKDNIIDNIYLKSIEEKYINLLNKEYEKSKYIKCNILNSFLKKEWIDYPIIFEKKLMLKNVNTKFSKEKIIEISKKIFTLPKEKIFFKKIKSLFKKRLTMIENNLIDWSMAELLSYGTLLYEGFSIRISGEDIARGTFSQRHIIVKTEEEENIIILNSLEKKQGKIEVYNSPLSEYGVLGFDYGYGMISPNTLTLWEAQFGDFSNGAQIIIDQYIVSGETKWKIQNGIVLLLPHGYEGQGPEHSSARIERYIQLCANNNIFLANCTFPANFYHLLRRQMKLKFRKPLIVFTPKSLLRNEKCMSSIDDLSEGSFIDIVDDNLISNKNEIKRLILCSGKIYYDLLDKKKYIKNYTIAIIRIEQIYPLNIEKIKNIINKYNKKTEVVWVQEEPKNMGLWKYILNNMKNIIDIDVISPCENSSPSVGSYSNFFEIQNEILEKAFIFK from the coding sequence ATGAATGAAAATTTTTCTTTTTTGAACGATATTCATTTTGTAGAATATTTATATAAAAAATATAAAAAAAATCAAAATTTAGTAGAATTAAGTTGGATAAACTTTTTCAAAGGATTTGATTTTGGAAAAAAAGTTTACAGTAAAAATAGAAATAATGAAAAAAAATGTATTGATTCAATAATACAAAAAGAAATTTCTGTATTTAATTTAATTCAATTCTATAAAAACTATGGGCATTTACTCGCAAATACAAATCCATTAATATCCAATAAAAAAAATCAAAATTTTATATTAAAAAAATTTGGATTATCTAATAAAGATTTAGAAAAAACTTTTTTAGTAGGAAAATTAATAAATGATAAAAAAAATTTATTAAAAGACATAATAATTTTTTTAGAAAATACTTTTTGTAAGTCTATTGGAATAGAGTATACATATATATCAGATTATGTTAAAACAAACTGGATAGAAACTCATTTAAAAAAAATGAATTCTAAATCTTTTTCTATAAATGAAAAAAGATTTTTTTTAAAAAAATTAAATCATGCTGTTATATTTGAAAAATATATTCATAATAAATTTATAGGACAAAAAAGATTTTCTTTAGAAGGAAATGAATCTATTTTACCTATGTTAGAATATATGATAGAATATTCTTGTAATAATTATTACACTAGAGAATTTATAATAGGTATGGCTCATAGAGGCCGTTTAAATATATTATCGAATTTATTACAAAAAGAATTTCATCATATATTTAATGAATTTTATGGAAAAAAATATATAGATACATTATTTTCTGGTGATGTTAAATATCATTTAGGATATCATTATACAAAAAAAAATCATAATGTAAATAAAAATATTGATATATATCTACTTCCAAATCCTTCTCATTTAGAATCTATTACTCCAATATTAGAAGGAGTAACACGTGCAAAAATAGATATTTTTCATAATAAAGAAATAAATAAGGTTATTCCCATACTTATTCATGGTGATGCATCTATATCTGGTCAAGGAATTATATATGAAGTTTTACAATTATCTAAATTAGAAGGGTATAAAACAGGTGGAACAATTCATATAATAATTAATAATCAAATAGGATTTACTACAAATAGTGTTGAAGGTCGTTCTAGTTATTATTGTACAGATATTGCAAAAATTGTTTCTTCTCCTGTTTTACATGTTAATGCTGATGATATAGAATCTGTTGTAAAATCAATTTGTTTTGCTATAGATTTTAGAATGAAATATAAAGAAGATATTTTTATAGATTTAATAGGGTACAGAAGACATGGACACAATGAAGGAGATGATCCAAGGTTTACACAACCAATTATGTATAATAAAATATCTTCTCATCCAAATTCATATTGTATATACAAAAATATATTAAAAAAAGATAATATTATAGATAATATTTATTTAAAATCTATAGAGGAAAAATATATTAATTTACTTAATAAAGAATATGAAAAATCAAAATATATTAAATGTAATATTTTAAATTCTTTTTTAAAAAAAGAATGGATAGATTATCCAATCATTTTTGAAAAAAAATTGATGTTAAAAAATGTAAATACAAAATTTTCTAAAGAAAAAATAATAGAAATATCAAAAAAAATATTTACTCTTCCTAAAGAAAAAATTTTTTTTAAAAAAATAAAATCTTTGTTTAAAAAAAGATTAACAATGATTGAAAATAATTTGATAGATTGGAGTATGGCAGAATTATTATCTTATGGAACTCTATTATATGAAGGTTTTTCTATTAGAATTTCAGGAGAAGATATAGCAAGAGGAACATTTTCTCAACGTCATATTATTGTAAAAACAGAAGAAGAAGAAAATATAATTATATTAAATTCTTTAGAAAAAAAACAAGGAAAAATTGAAGTATATAATTCTCCACTTTCAGAATATGGAGTATTAGGTTTTGACTATGGTTATGGAATGATTTCTCCTAATACTTTAACTTTATGGGAAGCACAATTTGGAGATTTTAGTAATGGAGCTCAAATAATAATAGATCAATATATAGTTTCTGGAGAAACTAAATGGAAAATACAAAATGGAATTGTATTACTATTACCTCATGGATATGAAGGCCAAGGTCCTGAACATTCATCTGCTAGAATAGAAAGATATATACAACTTTGTGCTAATAATAATATTTTTTTGGCAAATTGTACTTTTCCAGCAAATTTTTATCATTTATTAAGAAGACAAATGAAATTAAAATTTCGAAAACCTTTAATAGTATTTACTCCAAAAAGTCTACTTAGAAATGAAAAATGCATGTCATCTATAGATGATTTATCTGAAGGATCTTTTATAGATATTGTTGATGATAATCTAATATCAAATAAAAATGAAATAAAAAGGTTAATATTATGTTCTGGAAAAATATATTATGATTTACTTGATAAAAAAAAATATATTAAAAATTATACAATAGCGATAATAAGAATAGAACAAATATATCCATTAAATATAGAAAAAATAAAAAATATCATAAATAAATATAATAAAAAAACAGAAGTAGTTTGGGTTCAAGAAGAACCAAAAAATATGGGATTATGGAAATATATATTGAATAATATGAAAAATATTATAGATATTGATGTAATTTCTCCATGTGAAAATTCTAGTCCTTCTGTTGGTTCTTATAGTAATTTTTTCGAAATTCAAAATGAAATATTAGAAAAAGCTTTTATTTTTAAATAA
- a CDS encoding alpha/beta hydrolase, giving the protein MLKENCSIKYIIRKNNKSIKYQSLFLMIHGYGSNEKNLFSFEKDIPENLFVISIRGIYRMDEDKYYWYNIDFSNDKKFINKKQAKNSINNISHFINYSIKKYNLKKDKVWLCGFSQGAILSYAIALKNNKVKNVLSLSGYLDEEILPKKIYEINNIFSRKINFFISHGKYDNIIPVEWVRKSIKLLNNEKLFSIFYKEYDSEHNINDSNYIDLINWIKSK; this is encoded by the coding sequence ATGTTAAAAGAAAATTGTTCTATTAAATATATTATAAGAAAAAATAATAAAAGTATAAAATATCAATCGTTGTTTTTAATGATTCATGGATATGGAAGTAATGAAAAAAATCTTTTTTCTTTTGAAAAAGATATACCAGAAAATTTATTTGTAATTAGTATACGTGGTATTTATAGAATGGATGAAGATAAATATTATTGGTATAATATAGATTTTTCAAATGATAAAAAATTTATTAATAAAAAACAAGCTAAAAATTCTATTAATAATATATCACATTTTATTAATTATTCAATTAAAAAATATAATCTAAAAAAAGATAAAGTTTGGTTATGTGGATTTAGTCAAGGAGCTATATTAAGTTATGCAATAGCTTTAAAAAATAATAAAGTAAAAAATGTACTTTCTTTAAGTGGATATTTGGATGAAGAAATTCTACCTAAAAAAATATATGAAATAAATAATATATTTTCTCGTAAAATAAATTTTTTTATTTCTCATGGAAAATATGATAATATTATTCCAGTTGAATGGGTTAGAAAAAGTATTAAATTATTAAATAATGAAAAATTATTTTCAATTTTTTACAAAGAATATGATTCTGAACACAATATAAATGATTCTAATTATATAGATTTAATAAATTGGATTAAAAGTAAATAA
- a CDS encoding DUF3127 domain-containing protein encodes MEIVGKVKKIFDIQKFESGFKKREIVITTDDPYPQDILIEFIQDKTSLLESIKPNEKVKVFINIRGREWKNPKGIIKYFNSIQGWRIDRISSSLSNLGISKEDNINSKNSSDLSSQVSSDDFDDLPF; translated from the coding sequence ATGGAAATAGTAGGTAAAGTAAAAAAAATATTTGATATTCAAAAATTTGAAAGTGGATTTAAAAAAAGAGAAATTGTAATTACAACTGATGATCCTTATCCTCAGGATATTTTAATAGAATTTATACAGGATAAAACTAGTTTATTAGAGTCAATAAAACCGAATGAAAAGGTAAAAGTTTTTATTAATATTAGAGGAAGAGAATGGAAAAATCCTAAAGGTATTATAAAATATTTTAATTCTATACAAGGATGGAGAATAGATAGAATATCTAGTTCTTTATCAAATTTAGGAATATCTAAAGAAGATAATATAAATTCTAAAAATTCATCTGACTTATCATCTCAAGTTTCATCTGATGATTTTGATGATTTACCTTTTTAA
- the sucC gene encoding ADP-forming succinate--CoA ligase subunit beta — translation MNLYEYQGIKILKYFSIHVPEGIIATSPEESVKAAKILFKKTNKKSLVIKAQIHAGGRGKSGGIQLIKSLDEAYEVSKNILGKYLITPQTSKKGILVKKILISEDVYYNNNPKEYYISISLNRNIGKNVIIYSQEGGINIEDLSKNNPKKIQLEEIDPILGLQFFQVRKIGFNLGINEKTSMSLFKNFLFSLNKAYNFYDILLLEINPFIKTHNNKIIPIDVKITLDKNADFRRKKNFFLVDVSNDNNKENKDNNSFFHKENQINFIKLDGNVGCMVNGAGLAMATMDMIKSCGGHPANFLDIGGSADKKRVNKSFSLILNDYSVKIILINIFGGIVRCDIVAKGIIESYFKINKSINIPLIVRLQGTNEKFARKILQSSKLPIHYVNTLKDASDMIKKILL, via the coding sequence ATGAATTTGTATGAATACCAAGGAATAAAAATATTAAAATATTTTTCTATTCATGTACCTGAAGGTATAATTGCAACTTCTCCAGAAGAATCTGTTAAAGCAGCAAAAATATTATTTAAAAAAACAAACAAAAAATCTTTAGTAATAAAAGCTCAAATTCATGCAGGAGGAAGAGGAAAATCAGGAGGTATTCAATTGATAAAAAGTTTAGATGAAGCATATGAAGTATCTAAAAATATTTTGGGAAAATATTTAATTACACCTCAAACTTCAAAAAAAGGAATACTAGTAAAAAAAATATTGATATCAGAAGATGTATATTATAATAATAATCCAAAAGAATATTATATATCCATTTCATTAAATAGAAACATAGGAAAAAATGTTATTATTTATTCTCAAGAAGGAGGAATTAATATAGAAGATTTATCAAAAAATAATCCAAAAAAAATACAATTAGAAGAAATAGATCCTATTTTAGGATTACAATTTTTTCAAGTAAGAAAAATAGGATTTAATTTGGGAATAAATGAAAAAACATCAATGAGTTTATTTAAAAATTTTTTATTTTCTTTAAATAAAGCTTATAATTTTTACGATATATTATTATTAGAAATAAATCCATTTATAAAAACACATAATAACAAAATTATACCTATAGATGTTAAAATTACATTAGATAAAAATGCAGATTTTCGTAGAAAAAAAAATTTTTTTTTAGTTGATGTTAGTAATGATAATAATAAAGAAAATAAAGATAATAATTCATTTTTTCATAAAGAAAATCAAATAAATTTTATAAAATTAGATGGAAATGTAGGGTGTATGGTTAATGGAGCTGGATTAGCTATGGCTACTATGGATATGATAAAATCTTGTGGAGGACATCCTGCTAATTTTTTGGATATAGGAGGATCCGCAGATAAAAAAAGAGTAAATAAATCTTTTTCTTTAATATTAAATGATTATTCCGTTAAAATTATATTGATAAATATATTTGGTGGAATAGTTCGTTGTGATATAGTAGCTAAAGGAATAATAGAATCATATTTTAAAATAAATAAAAGTATAAATATTCCATTAATTGTTCGTTTACAAGGAACAAATGAAAAATTTGCAAGAAAAATTTTACAAAGTAGTAAATTACCTATTCATTATGTTAATACATTAAAAGATGCATCTGATATGATAAAAAAAATTCTATTATGA
- the odhB gene encoding 2-oxoglutarate dehydrogenase complex dihydrolipoyllysine-residue succinyltransferase produces MITEIKIPSPGESILEVEISSILVKNGDYVNKGQIIAEIDSDKATLEISSEEEGIIKLLVKEGDKVNVGDTFCIIKHYNNIKKIIRKEKNKKEKKNNKIFASPSAKKIIREKSISVEKIKGTGKNGMITKKDCIKHYIEKNDIKNQYSEYYDKKEERKEIIIPLSSLRRKLSERLVSIKNKTAMLTTFNEVNMKEVILLRNKYKEIFKKKHGIKLGFMSFFTTACVKSLKKYPDVNSIIYNEKKISYNYVDISIAISGPKGLMVPVIKNANKLLSFDKIEKEINRLSNKVHNGTISIEDMKGGTFTITNGGIFGSMLSTPIINPPQSAILGMHKITERPTVVNNSIKICPIMYLALSYDHRIIDGKESVGFLSYIKNLIENPIKLLMENNVLKILNL; encoded by the coding sequence ATGATAACAGAAATAAAAATCCCTTCTCCTGGAGAATCTATATTAGAAGTAGAAATATCTTCTATTTTAGTTAAAAATGGAGATTATGTAAATAAAGGACAAATTATTGCTGAAATAGATTCAGATAAAGCTACATTGGAAATATCTTCAGAAGAAGAAGGAATAATAAAATTATTAGTAAAAGAAGGTGACAAGGTTAATGTTGGAGATACTTTTTGTATAATTAAACATTATAATAATATAAAAAAAATTATTAGAAAAGAAAAAAACAAAAAAGAAAAAAAAAATAATAAAATATTTGCTTCTCCATCTGCAAAAAAAATTATAAGAGAAAAAAGTATTTCTGTAGAAAAAATAAAAGGAACAGGTAAAAATGGAATGATTACAAAAAAAGATTGTATAAAACATTATATAGAAAAAAATGATATAAAAAATCAATATTCAGAATATTATGATAAAAAAGAAGAAAGAAAAGAAATTATAATTCCTTTATCTTCGTTAAGAAGGAAACTTTCTGAAAGATTAGTTTCTATAAAAAATAAAACAGCAATGTTAACTACTTTTAATGAAGTTAACATGAAAGAAGTAATTTTATTAAGAAACAAATACAAAGAAATTTTTAAAAAAAAACATGGAATTAAATTAGGATTTATGTCTTTTTTTACTACTGCATGTGTTAAGTCTTTAAAAAAATATCCAGATGTAAATTCTATAATATATAACGAAAAAAAAATAAGTTATAATTATGTAGATATTAGTATAGCAATATCTGGACCAAAAGGACTTATGGTTCCAGTAATAAAAAATGCTAATAAATTATTATCCTTTGATAAAATAGAAAAAGAAATAAATAGATTATCCAATAAAGTACATAATGGAACTATTTCTATCGAAGATATGAAAGGAGGAACATTTACCATAACAAATGGCGGTATATTTGGATCAATGCTTTCCACTCCAATTATAAATCCTCCACAAAGTGCTATTTTAGGTATGCATAAAATTACAGAAAGACCTACTGTAGTTAATAATTCTATTAAAATATGTCCTATAATGTATTTAGCATTATCTTATGATCATAGAATAATAGATGGAAAAGAATCTGTAGGATTTTTATCTTATATAAAAAATTTAATAGAAAATCCTATAAAATTATTAATGGAAAATAATGTATTGAAAATACTAAATTTATAA